A window of Saccopteryx leptura isolate mSacLep1 chromosome 5, mSacLep1_pri_phased_curated, whole genome shotgun sequence contains these coding sequences:
- the CENPO gene encoding centromere protein O, which translates to MDLANILDQEGESKGGILAHLEKLETRTRKKLEELQGAQAAEIALGRRIYKLRSLRDELKAELKQRQARVEANVDLAQTFEVREQDVLERKQETLKAILQAYRFTGLSGKLTSRGVCVCINTAFEGNLLDSYFVDLVIQKPLRIHRHSIPVFIPLEEIAAKYLQTDIQHFLFSLCEYLNAYSGRKYQADRLQRDFAAFLAGPLQRNSLCNLLSFTYNVELSGQSFSFSARLLYKDLTVTLPTDVTVTYEGIDPLSASWEEQRASHENLLCTKPLHQVFASFSRREDMLDMSLVC; encoded by the exons ATGGACCTGGCGAATATTTTAGATCAAGAGGGCGAGTCCAAAGGAG GTATTCTAGCTCACTTGGAAAAACTAGAGACTAGAACCCGTAAAAAACTGGAAGAGCTGCAGGGGGCACAGGCAGCCGAAATCGCTCTTGGTAGGAGGATTTATAAACTGAGAAGTCTGCGAGATGAACTGAAGGCTGAACTGAAACAACGTCAAGCCAGA GTTGAAGCCAATGTAGACCTGGCCCAAACATTTGAGGTCAGAGAGCAAGACGTTttggaaagaaaacaggaaactCTGAAAGCCATTCTGCAAGCATATCGTTTTACAG GGCTCAGTGGAAAACTGACCAGCCGAGGAGTCTGTGTTTGTATCAATACTGCTTTCGAGGGAAACCTGCTGGATTCCTATTTTGTGGACCTTGTCATACAGAAACCACTTCGGATACATCGCCATTCGATTCCAGTCTTCATTCCCCTGGAGGAGATAGCTGCAAAATACTTACAGACTGATATTCAGCACTTCCTCTTCAGTCTCTGCGAGTACCTAAATGCTTACTCCGGGAGGAAGTACCAAGCAGATCGACTTCAG CGTGACTTTGCAGCCTTTCTGGCTGGGCCCTTGCAGAGAAATTCACTGTGTAACCTGCTGTCATTTACTTACAACGTGGAGCTGAGTGGCCAGTCCTTCTCCTTTTCTGCTAGACTGCTGTACAAGGACCTGACAGTAACCCTTCCAACTGACGTCACTGTCACTTATGAAG ggaTAGACCCATTATCTGCCTCATGGGAAGAACAGCGAGCCTCCCATGAAAACTTACTCTGTACGAAGCCCCTACATCAAGTGTTTGCTTCATTTTCAAGAAGAGAAGACATGTTGGATATGAGCCTGGTCTGCTAG
- the PTRHD1 gene encoding putative peptidyl-tRNA hydrolase PTRHD1 has product MHRGIGQALQICRNMAAPGAEPQVLIQYLVLRKDLSQAPFSWPAGALVAQACHAATAALHIHRDHPHTVAYLRELERMRKVVLEAPDENTLQELAKMLQQKNIDHMLWLEQPENFATCIALRPYPKEEVNQYLKKFRLFK; this is encoded by the exons ATGCACCGGGGAATAGGCCAGGCCTTACAGATCTGCAGGAACATGGCGGCACCTGGCGCAGAGCCTCAGGTCTTGATACAGTACTTGGTTTTACGAAAGGATCTATCGCAGGCTCCATTCTCCTGGCCAGCGGGCGCATTGGTAGCGCAGGCTTGTCACGCAGCCACTGCGGCCTTGCACATTCACCGCGACCACCCTCACACTGTTGCTTATCTCCGGGAGCTGGAGCGCATGCGCAAGGTGGTCCTAGAG GCTCCGGATGAGAACACCCTACAGGAGCTGGCCAAGATGTTGCAACAGAAGAACATTGACCACATGCTATGGCTGGAGCAGCCAGAGAATTTCGCCACTTGCATTGCGCTCCGTCCCTACCCCAAGGAAGAAGTGAATCAGTATTTGAAGAAGTTCCGATTGTTCAAATGA